The Malus sylvestris chromosome 14, drMalSylv7.2, whole genome shotgun sequence genome segment ATTTTTTCATTATATTAGAAATGGATACATCGTTCAAACATGACAAGAAAAATAATCGTGTCCTAGGAAATACATCCATCAATGCAGCAACcctagagaaatacaatactacatgttttctctttttttttttttctttcttagtaTTCTGAATTCTGTTTTATTCATCCTACCAAGGACATTGCAGTTCAAAGAAAGAAGCAAGTTTTCTAGTTACCATGCTGTGGCGGATCCTCTGCATCATCATCATCTGCAACGCTGCCTTCGATAGCAACACCCATCAGTCTAATGCGCTTACCTTTTTTTCCAGTTATATTCTCACTTTGCTTCACCATCTCATGGCTCACATCAGGTTGCCCTACCTCTTTTCCAGCTCCACTGTGAGACATCAGCCCCAGCCCTAGGGCATCTCCAGAGTTCTCAATCCCATTGGCAGCAATATTACCAGCAGCGTTCTCAATCTCCTTCCCTTTCTCATAGTTGGAGGTGCCTTGTTCGCGATTCGGGTCCTCTTTCTCCAAATGCGCAACCAATTTCTTGATCCCGTACATTTTTTCCTCACAAAAGGAAACCAAATCAGTCATGTCACTTCTTTCAAATTCATTCAGTGATTTACCTTCGTGAACTTGATGCACGAGTTTGTTCACTTTCATTTCCCGAATCTGTTTGTTgatcttttttattctttctcgGAATCTGACCGCCCTCTCCAGAAGATACGTCTCTTGGTTCAACGACTTCTTGTACCGCTCCACATTCGGTATGCTGAAGAACCTTTTAATCAGTTCTTCCACCTCCGGGTGAGAAGGCCACAACGTTGGATCATTGTTTTCTTGCCCGTATACGATGGC includes the following:
- the LOC126600433 gene encoding agamous-like MADS-box protein AGL36; amino-acid sequence: MGKKVKLQWVENDRARKECFRKRKANLLRKMDEITTLCQVNAFAIVYGQENNDPTLWPSHPEVEELIKRFFSIPNVERYKKSLNQETYLLERAVRFRERIKKINKQIREMKVNKLVHQVHEGKSLNEFERSDMTDLVSFCEEKMYGIKKLVAHLEKEDPNREQGTSNYEKGKEIENAAGNIAANGIENSGDALGLGLMSHSGAGKEVGQPDVSHEMVKQSENITGKKGKRIRLMGVAIEGSVADDDDAEDPPQHGN